The window TGTGAGCCTAATGTGATCACATACAGTTGTGTAATTGATAGCCTTTGCAAGTATGGTCTCCTTAAGGAAGCATTTCACCTATTCTCAAAGATTAGAAGTGAAGGAATTTTACCAGATGTTGTTACCTACAGTTCTTTAATTCAATGTTTATGCTATTCGGATCAGTGGGGGAAAGCTTCTATGTTGTTCAATGAAATGTTGGATCAAAACATAGCACCAAGTATAATTACTTTCAGTATCTTGGTTGATGAATTTGGTAAAGAAGGAATGGTGGATAAGGCCCGGTCTGTGGTTGGAACAATCATTCAGAGGGGTATGGAGCCCGACGTTATTACTTACAATTCATTGATAGATGGATGTTGTTTAGATAGGCAAATGCATCAAGCTAGGAATGTTTTGAATGTGATGACGAGAAAGGGTTGTAATCCTAATGTTCGAACTTATAACATATTGATCCATTGGTATTGTAAATGGAGAATGATGGATGAGGCAGAACAACTTCTTGATGAAATGCTTTGTAGAGGTTTAACTCCTGACAACTATACTTATAATGCTCTTATACGTGGCTTATGCTATACAAGAAGTCTTGGGGAAGCTATGAAGTTTTTCAAAGACTTGTGTGCTCGTGGTTATCTTCCGGATATAGTAGGATACTCAACTTTGTTACAAGGCTTTTGTGAACTTAAAAATTTTGATGTTGTCTTAAGCCTACTTCATCAAATGAAGACGAGAAATTTGAAGCCTAACATATGTATATGTAATATTCTAATAGATGGGATGTGCAAAGCTGGAAGGTTCAAAGATGcgaaaaaattattttctatGCTTTCTGTTGGAGGGTTGCAACCTAATGTGCAAACATATAATATAATGATTAATGGACTTTGCAAAGAAGGTCTACTAGATGAAGCATATAATGTGTTcaagaaaatgaaagaaaattgCTGCTCACCGGATAATATCTCTTACAATGTGATTATTCATGGATTTCTACGGCGTAAGAGTTTTTCCAAGGGGATAGAGCTCATTCATGAAATGCGTCAACAAGGCTTTGTTGTTGATAACACCACAGTAGCTTTGGTAGTGGATTTTTGTGCAAGAAGGATATCATTCTGAAAAGTTTGTAAATCCATTCTAAaggattgtttttctgttgctGCTATAGTGAATCAAAGGTGCAATTCGTTTCTGTTATTTCAACTTTGCTGCTGTTCCTATGATGAATATGCCTTTGATTGTTAATGGACTATTTAGGTTTTGTTATAAAATTTATTCATTTGAATGTTGCAGATTCTTGCTTCTGTCTAAACTGATCAGTCATACCGTACCTATTGTTGTTGTGTCTTATTTTGATGTCATATAATTGtataaaaaatcaaacaaatctAGTATTATCTGTGGGTGTCCATAATAGCATGTAAACCAATAATTCTCTAAGGAACTGGAACATTATGTCAAGCATAAAAGAGAGTAAATCCTCTAATACATGAACCAGAACCATCTGCTCTCTTTTATGTTTTCCATCTAATACAACATGTTCTTCTTCCTTGATGAACATTCTTTGACACAGAGCAATAATGTGCTCGGGTTTACTCGACATCTAGATTCTAGATTGAATGAGTTGtatcacttattctttgcactCACTTATTCTTATGAGTTGtatcacttattctttgcactCACTTATTCTTATGAGTTGtatcacttattctttgcactCACTTATTCTTATGAGTTGTATCACTCAAAACTTAATTGAAGTGTGGTTATATACTTGTAGTGCAATTGGCGGAAGATCATAGACATATGATGTTCCAATATTATCTCATCTTCATAACAGAAGTGTATCGTGTGTGGCTTGAATGATTCTGTTGGCTTGTCCATAATAGCTGCGGGACAGTCATAGCTTGTGTAATGATTGTTTATACAATGAAATTGAAAGGAACAACAGTTTTGAGTTCCTATTGGGTAATTCCAGAGATTAGAGGTTCTCTCTTAATGGGCCTCAATTAAACAGTAAATGTGGGTTCTAAGGGCAGGAAATCGTAACACGGGCTTGTTTGATATTAGAATGTCACGAGAAGACCCGTAACTCAATCACATACTTTGGATGGTAACATTGATTAGTTAGCATAACTGATTGTAACCTCTTAAGTTTTatattagtttttcttttttcttttttgtttgtcGGGTCCATTGTATCTTATCCACGGTAGAACTTGTGGTCTTGTTTCTACCAGAGACCAATCTGTATGGTATGaatccaagagagagaatttgttTTGGTTGTAGTTAATGTATAACTGAGCAAAGTAATGCACAGAATATCAGCAGAGATTCATGATGTGATAACGTTCATGATAAGTTTTATCATAGCTTCCTCTAATGTTCTTAATTCAAATTCGGTTCTATTTGAAGGGTTGTTGTTCTTTTCTCTGGTTCTGCACTCAATGCATTGACTTCTCTACACACCTAGTCGAAGTAAAGACCAATTATGTGAAATTAGATCCCACACTTCTGCATATTAATTCCCAGGTTATCACAATTCTGCGTCTTTGATCTTCAGTTCAGCAATCGGATG is drawn from Euphorbia lathyris chromosome 9, ddEupLath1.1, whole genome shotgun sequence and contains these coding sequences:
- the LOC136205377 gene encoding pentatricopeptide repeat-containing protein At1g63330-like produces the protein MLRRSSSCIRLLSAFSSHLHLHQVMPFSANSFSLHHTPYSTSPTANPIKTFHHLISSFNHMLRMNPPPSLIQFTKLLSALVKLKHFQTVLSFSNQMEFVGIYPDNYTASIVINCFCHLHRVDFGFSVLGKMFKLGLEPDIVTFTTLINGLCKQGNLVEAVNCFDKIVALGYQPNAHTYSVIVDCLSKMGKFNVAFGLVEKMVERGCEPNVITYSCVIDSLCKYGLLKEAFHLFSKIRSEGILPDVVTYSSLIQCLCYSDQWGKASMLFNEMLDQNIAPSIITFSILVDEFGKEGMVDKARSVVGTIIQRGMEPDVITYNSLIDGCCLDRQMHQARNVLNVMTRKGCNPNVRTYNILIHWYCKWRMMDEAEQLLDEMLCRGLTPDNYTYNALIRGLCYTRSLGEAMKFFKDLCARGYLPDIVGYSTLLQGFCELKNFDVVLSLLHQMKTRNLKPNICICNILIDGMCKAGRFKDAKKLFSMLSVGGLQPNVQTYNIMINGLCKEGLLDEAYNVFKKMKENCCSPDNISYNVIIHGFLRRKSFSKGIELIHEMRQQGFVVDNTTVALVVDFCARRISF